In Spirochaetota bacterium, the genomic window ATCACGCCGAACGCCTCCCCGAGGTCGGCCGGTTTCACCACCATCGACCCCGAAACGTCGACGACGACGGTGATCGTCCGTTTCTGGACGAACGCCCGCCCCGGCGCGTAAATGCCCCCGGCGAAATAGCGCCGGTTGAAGCGGCTGTAGGAATACTTCCATTCGCTCGTATGCGACGCGTAATCGATGTAGCTCTTTACGAGCGACCGCCACGACGAGATATCGACGTCGCGCAGCGAGCGCACAAGGACCTCGATCTCCCCGAACGCGCGCTCGCGCCTGCACACCGCGTCCTGACGGGCCAGACCGAACACGCGCTCCATCAGGGAGTCCACGCGCCGCTTTTGCTCCTCGTCGCGGTAGCAGTGCATTCCCGTCGGCAGGATGTTCCCGCGGTCGTCCTTGAAGATGATGCCCCCCTTCGGGTTGTCCGAATCCGAAGTTGCGAGGTCCTGGCGGTCGGTGTCCCGATCGGCGGCGGTATCGGGATGGTAACGCTCACCGGTTACGGAGCGGTCACCGGATACGTCATCACTCTCCACGGCGCGAACCGGAATATCCGCCAGCTTTTCATCCGGACGGTCCGCAAGCCAGCGATACACATCCTCCCATGATGGATCGGCGATACAGGTTTCGCCCGAAAAGCGCGCGGGAACGAGGGGCAGCCCATCGGGAAGCAGCAGGCGCGGCGGAGAATCCCCTCCGGTCCTCGAGAAGAAGTTCCGCTCCCGCGAACGGATGTAGCTGTTTATCACCATGTCCTGCGCGAGGTTTTGGAGTATGGGGTCCGCGCCGGTACGCGCGCGATGGCGGTGATTGTGGACCAGATGCAGAAGCTCGTGGACGAGCAGACCGATGAGGTCCTCCACGTTCGATCGCCCGGCGAAATCCCCGTTGTAATAGAGCACGGAACCGTCGCCGGCCGAATCGAGCGCAATGGTCGATACGCCCCGGCTTTCAATGAAGTCAACGGCCTGATAGAAGTATGAAACGAAACGGCTGCGTCCCCACAAAAGTTCGAGCGTGTCGCTCATCCGGTCCGAAAGCAAGGGCGCGCGTACCGGCATCAGGCATCCTCCAGAATGCCGCCGAACGCCGTGCGGATTGCCGCCCTGTCCCCGTCGGCGAGGAGGGAAAGCGCCCGCGGAACCAGGCTAAAGAGCCCGCACTGTCGCAGCAACGTATGGAAAAAAGAAATCCGCCTGTCGGCGCGCGAATGGCCGACGAAGAGAAGCGTATGCGCGAGCTCATTTAAGTCTTCGCCGATGAAGTCTCCTTTCAGCAGCATGTTCTTCTCTCTTAAATGCCCAAGCGCCCCCGAAACAGCCCAGAGGATGTCCTCGGAGGGGATCCGGCCGTCGCGCATTCCCTCCAATTTATAACCGTCTCCGTTCAACACATCGGCGGTCGTAATCCTTCTCGGCCGTGTCAGCTGCGACGTGAAATCGCTCCCGGCGACGATACCGACAAGCGACTCGATCATTTTCTCAAGGGTCGTTCCTTTGTTTCCCGCCAGGTAGCGGCACAGATCGTCCTCGCCCTCGAGTCCATATGCGACGCGTATGGCCTGGGATACCTGGTGCCACCCGCGCGGGTTGGGATTGATGTTCCGCTCGTCCCACAACTTTTCGGGGTAGATTGTTACGTATCGGATAACCGACGGATGGATGCCTTCACGGTGGGCCCAGCGTATCCAGTCGGCCGCTGTCGGCTTGAGCTGGACGATGACGAGCCTGCCGTCGAGGGCGGAATCGTCGAAATCCGTGATTGTGGTATTGTCCTCGTCGCCGAGGTTTCCGGCGAGTATTATGCAGGTATTCGAGGGCAGATTGTGCTCTCCGCAACACCGGTCGGTAATGATCTGAAACAGCGTCTGTATCACCGTGGGATGGGCGCGGTTTGACTCGTCGAGGAACCAGACTATGCCGTCATTGCCCGCCGGCACCTCGGGCGGAGGGATGAACCTCGGCCGATAATAGATCATCCGCCCTTCGTCGGCATCGGGCACCGGATACCCCCCGAGATCGACGTTCTCCTTGAAGGCAAGTCGGGTATCGATGAAAAGACGGTTCTTCCGCTTTGCCGCCTGGACGACAATCGCGGATTTCCCGACTCCTGGATGGCCTACGATCTTGAGGGCGTAATTGATCCGGTCTCCCGAATCGAGATATCGGTCGAGAATCTCCTCGAGCTCGGTAACGTTTACTTCAACCGGTTTCTTATTCATTGACGATTTCTTTCACCGTTCACGATACGGTCGCCTTCCTGGATTCGGCATGAAGGCGTCCGCCGGCCTGTCACACTTTACCGAGTATACCATGTGCGGAAAGAATCGCAAATATTTCAATAGCATTATCGATTGAGTTGCCGGATAATTCTCCACCGTCGCCGGCATCGGACGCATTCTGTCCGGTTTGCCAATACAAACGCCGCGCACCCTCTGGACGCGCGGCGATACAATAATCCCGGTTGAGACCTTCCCTGCGAGGCTCCCGTCCGATCAGATACCCCGTGCACCGCGCGGGAGTAATTTATCCTGGGTCCCGTACGGGTCCTTGAATTCATGCCCTGGCCTGAAATTGATCTTGTGCGTGCCCCTACCATTGAGATAGCGCGCGAGCTCCAGATTGATCGACTCGGGAATCTGAATGCCCGCCTGGGCCAGCGCCTGCCTCAGCAGGGCCTCGGCTTTGGTCGCATAGGCGATCGAATCACCGAGTACCCTTCCCGCTTCGTCCGGATTGTGGAAGCCCACCGAATTTTCCGCACCGATGAAGATGCCGCGATAAATCGCCTCCTCATAAAAGGATTTGGCCTTTTCGTACAGGGCCGGGTTTACGGTCTTTCCCCGGGCCTGCTGGTTATGGGCAAGCTCGAACAGTTTCGCCACCGTCGCCGTGGCATATCCGGCCCGTATCAGCAATGAAGCGGTGCGGTCCTGAATGGTCTTGATTCTCGACCTCAGGCGATCGGCGGACTGGGGATGGCAGTTGGAGCAGGAACGAAGGTCGTCTTTGAGCGGGCTCATAATGTTATGGTCTGAAATTTTAAACGATCCAACCCGCTTGTACGGCATGTGACAGTCGGCGCACGCCAGCCCCGCCTTGAAGTGCGGACTCTGGTTTGTGAAAAACTCGAACTCCGGGTGCCGTATGAACGCCATCTTGAATCCCGTAACGGCCTGTTTCCATTCCTTGTTTGCCGGGTCTGACAACAGCACCCTGATGATATTTTCGATGCTGATGTTGCCCCAGGTGCTTCCCTTCCAGGGAAAGACCACGTTGGTGGACTGCATCTTCTCGTCTTTCGGTATGAAATAGGTCACATGGCAGTGTGCGCAGACCGTCATGCGCATTTCCTGTCTGCTGAGCCTGTCTTTGCCAATCGTTTTCAAACCCTCCGCGAGCGTCCAGCGCGACACCCTGAGGTCCATGGTCTTGTTATCATGACAGTCGATGCAGGTTACGCCAAGATCGCGGTGCTCTTTCGGTATCTTGTCAACGGCGTCCGCATACGGCATTTTGAAGATATCCTTGCCATATTCTTTCACCAGTTTGCCCGCATAGGGCGATTTGCACGTCAGGCACGCTCCGCCGGCCTTAGTGCGCGACTGGTCGATCTCGCGCTGGTCGATCATCATGTAATAATGCCCGCGCGGTTCGTTGTATTCTATACCGAAACCCCAGCCGTTAAAGAGGAGCGCCATGAAGGGAAACTCGGAGAGCTTGTCCCAGATTGTCTTATCGGTGTCCCAGCCGCGCTTGTAAAAGCTTTTCTCCTTCGGACGCGGCTCTTTAGTTTTCAGCCACGATTCGTATTGCAGTGGATATACCTCACCCCATTTGGCTGCATCGAATTCCTCGTCGGCAATCTGAGCGGTCTTGAACATCTCGGCTCTGTCCGGGGCACAGCCGTCGAAAAAGATGAAGAACGAAAAGAGGCACACGGCGGATACCGCAAGCGCATATATGAGAACCTTGTTTTTCATCATGTCGCCAATCCCTCTTATATTAAAATTCGTTTATCCTGTTGTGAAACTGGTTGCGGTGGCAGTCCCAGCAGTTCATCGTGTCGACGCTGATGGCCGACACCAGCCCCTCGTGGCACCGTATGCAGTTTTTCTGTATGGTTTTTCTGGCGTGACGTGAAGAATGTATCGGATCGGGGACCAGTCCGGTATAAAAGTAGAGAACGTCTTTGATTCCGTCGAGACCCTTCCAGATGTAATGATTGACGAAATTATCGTTGGGCAGGTGGCAGTCCACACAGCGTATCTGCGTATGTTTTCCGCCGTAAAACCAGTCTTCGTATTGCGGAAGCATGACATGACAGCTTGCACAGTACTCGGTCGTGGAGGTTTTTTTCATGTATCCGGGAAGCGCGGCCGCAAGTCCGACCACAAAGACGACCGCGACGAGGGCGATTATACGCCGCCGTTTATCCGCAAGCATTTCTTTTAATTTTACGCGCAGCGAATCGATTAAATCCTTCATACCGTACAGTCAAAGCATATTTCGCTGAAAAGTTAAAGTTTTTTTCAACAGGCAAAAGCCCTCTGTAAATTTACTTTATCATAACGAGCATCATCTTGCACGGTGAAAGCGCCTCGAGAGCATGCGGCCTGTCCGCCGGCATGATGATCATCTCGCCGGCCGAGAGCCTGAACGGCCTGCCCTCAATGAAAATGCTCATGTCACCTTCGATTATCGAGACAAGCGCGTCGAATGGCGCCGTGTGCTCGCTCAATTTTTCGCCCGTATCGAAGCCGAACAGCGTTACCGTGCCCGCTGGTTTGTTGATCAGCGTTTTGCTGACCACGGCTTTATCCTGTACGCCGATCAGTTCCCCGAGTTTCAATCCCTCTTTTGTATAATCGTTGTTATCCATTATCACACCTCTTTTATTTTAAGGTTTCCACGCTAAAAAAACCTTCAGCTCCTTCCGGATACTCACCATCCTCAGGGGACTTGAAATACGTTGCACTCCGGTGTTTTTGCCCAAACCCCGACATTCATACTTTTGGCGAGTGGACTGCGCAGCCGATCATCACCCCCGATTCATCGAAACGTCTGCCGGTAATTTTGCAAATGTACCGCGCACCGCAATCATCATCCGCTATCCGCATATTCCCGCATACCATGCACATTCTCGCGCTGCTCAAAACTCCCTTCTCGAAGAGCGAGGAGATAAGTCCGGAAAGAAAACGCATCGCAACGTTCTTTTGGTCTTCGGGGAAGGAACTCACCGTTTCAATCATCGTGTTCTTCCATCTGCCGACGGCCCGTACCGTTCTTCTGCCTTCCCTGGTCAGGGAGAGAACGACCGATCTGCGGTCCTCCGGGCTCGATTCCTTGATCAGGAGCCCCTTGGACTCCAGCGAACTGACGGCATCGCTCACCGTTGGCGGAGTAAGGTCGAATTCCTTCGCTATGGCCCCTACTTTCCGTAACTCCTCCGGACCACCGGCGATATGGAGCAGGAATAGCAACTGGATAGGGCTCAGTTTTTCAGCGCTTGCCGCTTCCCACAACAGCATTCGCGACACCTGTGCGATCTTTTCAAATGCCGTAACTATTCTTTCATCAATGCCTGTATTCGCCGGTTCCATTTTCGCTGGTCCTTCCCGTGCCTTGAATTACGGTCCTTCCGTCATTACCCGCCCAATGCACTCGTCCGCCTTCGGGCACTATCGGAAGCGATGGTTTTGGTTACCGTATACCACCGCCCCGCAATTGAGACAACGGGTGCGCGCCCTCACCGGACAGGCCGCCCGCCATACCGATGGTGTAATCGTGTATCGTAATGCGCTTCCCGGCCTTCTGCATCGCCGTTTCCACGATCCGTCCTGCGCCGAAACAACAGGGAACTTCCATGTGGGCGACGGTCACCGACTTTATGTCCTGATGGGCGAATATTTCAGCGAGTTTTTCGATGTATTTATCGATTCCGGCGTCCAGTTTCGGGCAGAAAATCACGAGGATTTTATCGCGCAGCAGGTCTTCGTGAAACGCCGGATAGGCGAAGGGTACGCAGTCAGCGGCAACCAGAAGGTCGGCGTTTTTCAGGAATGGAGCGTGCGGATTTATCAGGTGGAGCTGTACAGGCCACTGACGCAGTTCAGATTGCCGGCTCGCGGTTCCCTCCCGGCGTGTCGTACCTGTATGGCCGCGCATATCCACAATGCGCGACCCCGGGCAACCGGCATGATGCTCCTGGCGGGCATGCTCAACCTCAACAGGCACCGGGAGCCCCTTTTCCCTGAGCAGATCGAGAGCCTCATTTAGATATCCGGTCTCGTTATGGTCGCGGAGGTGTTTGATATGGGCCGATATCACCGATGGGCCATGCTTTATAATATTCTCCATCACAATACGCTCGTTGTAGGGTTCCGCCTCGCGCTCAAGTATGGTGATCGCTCCCTCGGGGCATTCACCGATACAGGCCCCGAGCCCGTCGCAGAAAAGATCACCGACCAGACGGGCCTTCCCTTCTATGATCTGCAGGGCTCCCTCCGGGCAGCCCGGCACGCAAAGGCCGCAGCCGTTGCACTTGTCCTCGTTTATACTGATAATCTGACGCTTCATGTGTACCTCCATTTCACCTGCAAGGAGCAATGCTTAGGAGTCCTAAGTATTAGCCGCACACTTATTTTTGTCAAGAAAAATTGCGTGATTTTATTGTTTTTTTCTTTCGCGAATTCCGCTTATCGAGCAAGAAATGCGAACGTGGCGTGCAAAAGTGCCGTGACAAACAGCGCGATTCCCGTACGACGGTGGATGATCGTCGGTGCCTTTATGATCCTCAGGCCCGAAAACAGTTGAAATATAATCAGTGCCATGTTCGCCAGGCCAAGAATCAGTACGATCGAAATTCCGCCAATATTCATCGATTTACCCCCGTACCGGCTACTTGACGGCGATTTTTTTTGTCACCACACCACGGCTGCCGTGTATGGTGCAATTGCCTTCCGCGGTGACCTCGACGGGAGCCGTTACCATAAGGCTGATATCACGCGAAAAAACCTCTCCTTCGGGAAGTTTTCCGGATGAGAATTCCCATCTCGCGATTTCTTTTCCTTCCGCCTTTACATACACCCAGTTGGTATGATGGATGAAGTTATTGCCTTTGTGGGTAACGTTTACCCTTATTACGACCGACTGGCCTTTTTTAGCTGTATCGGGGGCTTCGATTGCAACCGCTGTTCTGTCGGCAAATACCGGCGCGGCGGTTGCGGCAATTACCGCCGCCATAGTTGCGAAAAACAAGTACCCCTTTCTTTTCATTAAACCCTCCACTCCGTGTCCGCTGTGTTGCTGCGCTTTTTATGCGACGGATATGCCGGTCACGCTCCACGCACGCCCCGTCAACTCTTGAGCGCCTGGTACAGCACCTCGCTCAATTCCTCTATTTTATACGGCTTAACCGCAATTTCGTCAAATCCATATTTTTTATATTCAGCAATTACCGGATCGTTCGAGTAGCCGCTGGACAGGATGGCCCTGACATAGGGCGCCATTTCACGGATTTTCCTGATGGTTTCCGTTCCGCCCATGCCGCCCGGAACGGTAAGGTCGAGCATGACGGCATCGTAGGCTTTCCCGGCCTCGAGGGCGCGCGCGAACTCCACGACGGCCTCTTCCCCGTTACGCACGCAGGTTACCTCGTATCCGAGATGCCGCAGCAACTTCGACGCGATATTGCGCACGAGCTCCTCGTCATCCATGAAGAGTATTCTTCCCTCGCCGGTTACGGCACGGCCATCCTCACGGGCGGCCTGCACGGCGTTGACCGGGGCCGCCGGAAGATAGACGCTGAAAACGGTCCCCACGCCCGGGGTGGATTCGGCATGTATATATCCGTCATGGTTCCGGATGATTGAGAAAGTCGTTGTAAGGCCGAGGCCCGTTCCGTTTTGTTTGGTGGTGAAATACGGGTCGTAAATATGCGGCAGGTGGCCTTCAGGTATGCCCTCTCCGGAATCCGCAACCGTTATGCGTACAAATCTGCCGTCACCCACGGGGGGAACCCTGACCGAGCCGCCCTCTATGTTGGAGGCGGATATTTTAATCACGCCGCCTTTATACATCGCCTGTCGCGCGTTTATCACAAGATTGTTGAACACCTGGCCCATCTGTGCCTCATCGAACTCCAACTGCCACAGTCCTTCCTCGATGTCGAATTCCGGTATGATATTCGAGCCGCGAAGCGCGAAATTCGTTGTATCGCGGAGCAGCTTTTCCATGGAACCTGATCGTTTGAGGGGTTTGCCCCCTTTCGAGAGGGTGAGAAGCTGGCGGGTAAGGTCGCGGGCCTGCAATGCCGATTTTTCCGCCTCGACCAGTATTTCATGAAGCTTTTCCCCCGGCCTTGTGTACAGCCTGCCAAGGTTGATATTGCCCAGAATCGCGGTGAGAATATTATTGAAATCGTGCGCTATCCCGCCCGCCAGCACGCCGAGGGACTCTATCTGCTGCATTTTCCGAATCTCGGCCTCCATGCGCTGCTTCTCGGTAATATCCCGGAAGACGAGCACAACGCCGATTATCGCACCTTCCCTATCCCGTATCGGCGCCCCGCTGTCGGCGATGACCCGTTCGGTGCCGTCCCGCGCGATAAGCGCCGTGTGATTCGCAAGTCCCACTATTCCGCCTGATTCGAGTACCTTGTCCACCGGGTTTTCACAGGGGACCCTCGTCATCTCATTGACGATCGAAAATACCTCCTGGAGGGGCCTGCCATACGCCTCATCCTGTGTCCATCCGGTCAATTCCTCGGCCACTTTATTAATAATAACGACCTCTCCATACATGTTCGTGGTTATCACGCCGTCACCGATGCTTCGTAGCGTTACGGCCAGACGTTCCCTTTCCCTGTCACGCTCACGCGCGGCCCTCTTTCTGTCAGTGATATCGACGATAGAGGTAATGACGCACGGTTCACCGTCGAAATCGATAATCTCGGCCGAAACAATACCGTTCCTGATATCTCCATATTTGGTCCTGAAATCAAACTCGAGTTTTTTCACCTGCCGGTCGCACCGCATCATGCTCAGCATGCGAAGAAAATCACGGTATCGCGAGAATATCTGAAGATCGCCCGGGCTGCGGCCTATCACCTCCTCCCTCCTGTAACGGGAGAGCTCAAGCGCGCTCTCGTTTACCTCGATATATGCCCCGTCGCTCAGCCGGTTTATGGTTATCGCCTCAGGACTCGACTGGTAAACCCTGATAAACTTGTTTTCCGAGCGCCTCAACGCTTCTTCGGCTTTTTTTCTGTCGGTAATATCGATCGCTTCCAGCAGCAGGACCTTTTCTTCCCCAAACTCGACCATCTCGGCGGAGTAAAGGCCGGTGCGTCGCTCCCCTCCTAAAGCGGTAAACGAATACTCGTAATTATCAATTGCGCTTCCGGTGCGGATCATTTCGATAAAAGCGGCGCGCTCGTCCGCACTCCCCCAGGCCATCGAATCTTCTATCGTTTTGCCCACCACATCATCGCGCGAAAATCCGATCGCTCCAAGGTAGCTCTCGTTGATATCGATAATTCGTTCATCGTCGAGCCGGATCATCAGTTTCATGGTAGGGCCTGAATGGAAGGCGATGAAAAACTTCTTTTCGGAAAACAGGAGGGCCCTTTCCATGTTCTTTCGTTTGGAGATGTCGCGTATTATCGTCGAGTAATACTCGATGTTTTCGCCATCTTTTTTATGCGCCTGTATTATCTGCGAGACCGGAATCTCCGTTCCATCTTTACTCAAAATGGCCGTCTCGCCTCTCCAGCTCCCATATTTCACCGCGGCGGGAAGCGCTTCGCGACGCAGGAGTTGCCAAATGCGCTCCGGATAAATCTGACGTATCTGAAATGTCGTGATGTCCGCGTCCACATCGATTCCGATCATCTTCCTGCCCGCCTCGTTGAGGAAAAGGACCCTGCCGTCCTCGCTCGCCATGGAAATTAAATCCCGGGCCTCGTTGACGATGTCCCACAGCATTCCATAGGGAACATCATTGATATCGTCGTGTTTTATCGTCATCAGCGATTCCGTCTGTTGTAGCACAGTCCTTTAACGTATTATTCCGCCCGCCGGCGGACCCGCGGTGCGATCCGAAGGCCGGCGCTTATTTCGCCTCGAGATTTAGATGAGCGTCCGGTATTATGTACACAGCACCCACAAAATTGGCGCCGATTTTTCCGCGGCTTTACAGGGTTTGGCACGGCCTGGCGGTTACACCCGTTTTGCCCCCGCAACCGCGCCATGAATGCCGCCGACGGCGGAAAATTATCGGTATCATGGTGCACGTGTAGTGGTGAAAGTTATTTGCTGTTGCTGCCTTTTGTGGCCTTCTGGCTGTTCTTAATCTTTTCCAATATTTCCTTTTTATAGACACCAACTTCCATGAGATTGGTCTCCATCTCCTCGATTACATCCGCGCGCGCCTCGTCGATCCTCGCTATAATGCGCTCTTCCATTTCTTTCAGGTACTGGATTACGCTTTCTTCACTCATCTAACCCTCTCCCTCAATTGATGGACCGAAAAGATATTTTACGGAAATGGAATAAATTATTCAACTCATTTATTATATTCTGTCTGAACCCGCTTTCTCGATTACAACTTTTCAGCACAGGGTCTGTATCATCCTCTTTTCCTCGAGCCTCCGCAGTATATCTGTAACATCAAGCGCCGGATATTCATCCATCACCGTCGCCGCGGCGATGAACTGCTTCGTGTAGAAATACCGCAGGGCCATGAACCGAAGCACCTC contains:
- a CDS encoding desulfoferrodoxin family protein; translation: MKRKGYLFFATMAAVIAATAAPVFADRTAVAIEAPDTAKKGQSVVIRVNVTHKGNNFIHHTNWVYVKAEGKEIARWEFSSGKLPEGEVFSRDISLMVTAPVEVTAEGNCTIHGSRGVVTKKIAVK
- a CDS encoding 4Fe-4S binding protein, with the protein product MKRQIISINEDKCNGCGLCVPGCPEGALQIIEGKARLVGDLFCDGLGACIGECPEGAITILEREAEPYNERIVMENIIKHGPSVISAHIKHLRDHNETGYLNEALDLLREKGLPVPVEVEHARQEHHAGCPGSRIVDMRGHTGTTRREGTASRQSELRQWPVQLHLINPHAPFLKNADLLVAADCVPFAYPAFHEDLLRDKILVIFCPKLDAGIDKYIEKLAEIFAHQDIKSVTVAHMEVPCCFGAGRIVETAMQKAGKRITIHDYTIGMAGGLSGEGAHPLSQLRGGGIR
- the nrfH gene encoding cytochrome c nitrite reductase small subunit — its product is MKDLIDSLRVKLKEMLADKRRRIIALVAVVFVVGLAAALPGYMKKTSTTEYCASCHVMLPQYEDWFYGGKHTQIRCVDCHLPNDNFVNHYIWKGLDGIKDVLYFYTGLVPDPIHSSRHARKTIQKNCIRCHEGLVSAISVDTMNCWDCHRNQFHNRINEF
- a CDS encoding MarR family transcriptional regulator, with the protein product MEPANTGIDERIVTAFEKIAQVSRMLLWEAASAEKLSPIQLLFLLHIAGGPEELRKVGAIAKEFDLTPPTVSDAVSSLESKGLLIKESSPEDRRSVVLSLTREGRRTVRAVGRWKNTMIETVSSFPEDQKNVAMRFLSGLISSLFEKGVLSSARMCMVCGNMRIADDDCGARYICKITGRRFDESGVMIGCAVHSPKV
- a CDS encoding PAS domain S-box protein; amino-acid sequence: MTIKHDDINDVPYGMLWDIVNEARDLISMASEDGRVLFLNEAGRKMIGIDVDADITTFQIRQIYPERIWQLLRREALPAAVKYGSWRGETAILSKDGTEIPVSQIIQAHKKDGENIEYYSTIIRDISKRKNMERALLFSEKKFFIAFHSGPTMKLMIRLDDERIIDINESYLGAIGFSRDDVVGKTIEDSMAWGSADERAAFIEMIRTGSAIDNYEYSFTALGGERRTGLYSAEMVEFGEEKVLLLEAIDITDRKKAEEALRRSENKFIRVYQSSPEAITINRLSDGAYIEVNESALELSRYRREEVIGRSPGDLQIFSRYRDFLRMLSMMRCDRQVKKLEFDFRTKYGDIRNGIVSAEIIDFDGEPCVITSIVDITDRKRAARERDRERERLAVTLRSIGDGVITTNMYGEVVIINKVAEELTGWTQDEAYGRPLQEVFSIVNEMTRVPCENPVDKVLESGGIVGLANHTALIARDGTERVIADSGAPIRDREGAIIGVVLVFRDITEKQRMEAEIRKMQQIESLGVLAGGIAHDFNNILTAILGNINLGRLYTRPGEKLHEILVEAEKSALQARDLTRQLLTLSKGGKPLKRSGSMEKLLRDTTNFALRGSNIIPEFDIEEGLWQLEFDEAQMGQVFNNLVINARQAMYKGGVIKISASNIEGGSVRVPPVGDGRFVRITVADSGEGIPEGHLPHIYDPYFTTKQNGTGLGLTTTFSIIRNHDGYIHAESTPGVGTVFSVYLPAAPVNAVQAAREDGRAVTGEGRILFMDDEELVRNIASKLLRHLGYEVTCVRNGEEAVVEFARALEAGKAYDAVMLDLTVPGGMGGTETIRKIREMAPYVRAILSSGYSNDPVIAEYKKYGFDEIAVKPYKIEELSEVLYQALKS
- a CDS encoding ammonia-forming cytochrome c nitrite reductase subunit c552; translated protein: MKNKVLIYALAVSAVCLFSFFIFFDGCAPDRAEMFKTAQIADEEFDAAKWGEVYPLQYESWLKTKEPRPKEKSFYKRGWDTDKTIWDKLSEFPFMALLFNGWGFGIEYNEPRGHYYMMIDQREIDQSRTKAGGACLTCKSPYAGKLVKEYGKDIFKMPYADAVDKIPKEHRDLGVTCIDCHDNKTMDLRVSRWTLAEGLKTIGKDRLSRQEMRMTVCAHCHVTYFIPKDEKMQSTNVVFPWKGSTWGNISIENIIRVLLSDPANKEWKQAVTGFKMAFIRHPEFEFFTNQSPHFKAGLACADCHMPYKRVGSFKISDHNIMSPLKDDLRSCSNCHPQSADRLRSRIKTIQDRTASLLIRAGYATATVAKLFELAHNQQARGKTVNPALYEKAKSFYEEAIYRGIFIGAENSVGFHNPDEAGRVLGDSIAYATKAEALLRQALAQAGIQIPESINLELARYLNGRGTHKINFRPGHEFKDPYGTQDKLLPRGARGI
- a CDS encoding cupin domain-containing protein, with translation MDNNDYTKEGLKLGELIGVQDKAVVSKTLINKPAGTVTLFGFDTGEKLSEHTAPFDALVSIIEGDMSIFIEGRPFRLSAGEMIIMPADRPHALEALSPCKMMLVMIK